In Polaribacter sp. L3A8, a genomic segment contains:
- a CDS encoding NUDIX hydrolase: MDELIDILTPEGKPTGKTALKSEAHKNGWFHATVHVWLFTSDEKIVLQKRALTKKVFPGMWDISVAGHVGAGEHIITAAKREVLEEIGLQLTEKDLIKIGTRIHQVTHANGIIDNEHHHVFIAELKVSISTLTIQKEEVDAIQLFNLSTLKNTESLDNILLSRFHDYYCSVYNQILKNIQNSHQNEKK; the protein is encoded by the coding sequence ATGGATGAACTCATAGACATTTTAACTCCCGAAGGAAAACCTACAGGAAAAACAGCTTTAAAATCTGAAGCACATAAAAATGGTTGGTTTCATGCCACTGTTCATGTGTGGTTATTTACTTCGGATGAAAAAATAGTACTTCAAAAAAGAGCATTGACTAAAAAAGTATTTCCAGGCATGTGGGATATTTCTGTAGCAGGACATGTTGGTGCCGGAGAGCATATTATTACAGCTGCAAAAAGAGAAGTCTTAGAAGAAATAGGTTTGCAATTAACCGAAAAAGACCTCATAAAAATTGGGACAAGAATTCATCAGGTTACTCATGCAAACGGAATTATAGATAACGAACATCATCATGTTTTTATCGCAGAATTAAAAGTATCTATATCAACATTAACCATTCAAAAAGAAGAAGTTGATGCAATTCAATTATTTAATTTATCAACTTTAAAAAATACAGAAAGCCTAGATAATATTTTACTTTCTAGGTTTCATGACTATTATTGTTCGGTTTATAATCAAATATTAAAAAACATTCAAAATTCACATCAAAATGAAAAAAAATAA
- a CDS encoding sodium:solute symporter family transporter — translation MEITSKLHYIDWIILSVTLIFIVAYGTYVTRKNANVTDYIKGGSDSKWWTIGLSVMATQASAITFLSTPGQAFHSGMGFVQFYFGLPIAMIIICVVFIPIYHKLKVYTAYEFLEGRFDLKTRSLAAILFLIQRGLAAGITIFAPAIILSAVLDWDLLTLNIIIGFLVIIYTVSGGTKAVNVTQKQQMIIIFIGMLIAFFMIMSQLPENITFTNALEIAGASNKMEVLDFSFDLSNRYTVWTGILGGTFLMLSYFGTDQSQVQRYLSGKSVRESQLGLIFNGLLKVPMQFFILLIGVMVFVFYQFNASPLNFNPTANEAVQNSEYLAEYQELEKEHTIIENDKRLLFSDGFQAEEKERIQELNTRDLELKESAKTIIKKVDEKSIKKIESNDKDYVFIHFILNNLPRGLIGLLLAVILSAAMSSTASELNALASTTAIDLYKRNVREDKSEEHYVKASKWFTLAWGIIAISVACIANLFDNLIQLVNIIGSIFYGNVLGIFLLAFFVKFVRGNAVFVAALITQALIITVFLLDWLPYLWLNLLGCALVMGIAIIIQTFMPSKDNYTDDFKTVEI, via the coding sequence ATGGAGATAACAAGTAAATTACATTATATAGATTGGATTATTTTGTCTGTTACCTTAATTTTTATTGTGGCATACGGAACCTACGTTACCAGAAAAAATGCCAACGTAACAGATTATATTAAGGGGGGAAGTGACTCGAAATGGTGGACGATTGGTTTGTCTGTAATGGCAACTCAGGCCAGTGCAATTACCTTTTTATCAACTCCAGGACAAGCGTTTCATAGCGGAATGGGTTTTGTGCAATTTTACTTCGGTTTGCCAATTGCAATGATTATTATTTGTGTGGTTTTTATACCGATTTATCACAAGTTAAAAGTCTATACTGCGTATGAATTTTTAGAAGGAAGGTTCGATTTAAAAACAAGAAGTTTAGCGGCAATTTTATTTTTAATTCAACGTGGATTGGCAGCAGGAATTACCATTTTTGCACCTGCAATTATTTTAAGTGCGGTGTTAGATTGGGACTTGTTAACACTAAATATTATCATTGGTTTTTTAGTGATTATTTACACGGTTTCTGGAGGAACAAAAGCCGTAAACGTAACGCAAAAACAACAAATGATTATCATTTTTATAGGAATGCTAATTGCATTTTTTATGATTATGAGTCAACTTCCAGAGAATATTACCTTCACCAACGCATTAGAAATTGCAGGTGCTAGTAATAAGATGGAAGTGTTAGATTTCTCTTTCGATTTAAGTAATAGATATACCGTTTGGACAGGTATTTTAGGAGGAACCTTTTTAATGTTATCGTATTTTGGAACAGACCAAAGTCAGGTGCAACGTTACTTGTCTGGAAAATCGGTTAGAGAAAGTCAGCTAGGTTTAATTTTTAACGGATTGTTAAAAGTGCCAATGCAGTTTTTTATCTTGTTAATTGGGGTAATGGTTTTTGTTTTTTATCAATTTAATGCATCACCATTAAACTTTAATCCTACCGCAAATGAAGCTGTTCAGAATTCTGAATATTTAGCAGAATATCAAGAATTAGAAAAGGAGCACACGATTATAGAGAATGATAAAAGGCTGTTATTTTCTGATGGTTTTCAAGCAGAAGAAAAAGAAAGAATTCAAGAATTAAATACAAGAGACTTAGAGTTAAAAGAATCTGCAAAAACAATTATAAAAAAGGTGGATGAAAAGTCGATTAAAAAGATAGAATCGAATGACAAAGATTATGTGTTTATTCATTTTATTTTAAACAATTTACCAAGAGGATTAATCGGACTTTTATTGGCGGTAATTTTATCTGCAGCAATGTCTTCTACAGCATCAGAATTAAATGCGTTGGCGAGTACAACGGCTATAGATTTATACAAGCGAAATGTAAGGGAAGATAAGAGTGAAGAGCATTATGTAAAAGCGTCTAAATGGTTTACGTTGGCTTGGGGAATCATTGCTATTTCTGTGGCTTGTATTGCCAATTTGTTCGATAATTTAATTCAGCTTGTAAATATTATTGGATCTATTTTCTATGGAAATGTATTAGGAATTTTCTTGTTGGCGTTTTTTGTTAAATTTGTTAGAGGAAATGCTGTTTTTGTAGCAGCATTAATTACACAAGCTTTAATTATTACCGTATTTTTACTTGATTGGTTGCCGTATTTATGGCTAAATTTATTAGGGTGTGCGTTAGTAATGGGAATTGCAATTATTATTCAAACATTTATGCCTTCTAAAGACAATTATACAGATGATTTTAAAACAGTAGAAATTTAA
- a CDS encoding Gfo/Idh/MocA family protein, with product MEKKVIKWGIIGLGNIAQKFAADLATVENAELVAVASRSQENANEFASTYNSKKAYNSYLDLAKDAEVDAVYIATPHSFHKEHAILCLQHKKAVLCEKPFAMNLQEVEEMIAVAKENNVLLMEALWTYFLPHYTYVLESLKNEKFGKILKLEADFGFFRAFDNDSRLFKKEVGGGSLLDIGIYPIFAALSTLGKPDIIEADATFFDNGADSSCNMTFNYTGTKAVLKSTLVEDTATEAVFTCERGVIKINTMFHMPTTVTVIENGKEEIIDFNYKTIGYNFETIHFNNLLKTNKKESDLMTFDFSINLIKTLDKVREIIGLEY from the coding sequence ATGGAAAAGAAAGTAATTAAATGGGGAATTATAGGATTAGGTAATATTGCTCAAAAATTTGCTGCAGATTTAGCAACAGTAGAAAATGCAGAATTAGTTGCTGTAGCATCTAGAAGTCAAGAAAATGCGAATGAATTTGCTAGTACATATAACTCAAAAAAAGCCTATAACTCGTATCTAGATTTAGCAAAAGATGCAGAGGTAGATGCTGTTTATATTGCAACACCACATAGTTTTCATAAAGAACATGCTATACTTTGTTTACAACATAAAAAAGCCGTTTTATGTGAGAAACCTTTTGCAATGAATTTGCAAGAAGTAGAAGAAATGATAGCGGTAGCCAAAGAAAATAATGTGTTATTGATGGAAGCTTTATGGACCTATTTTTTACCACATTATACCTATGTTTTAGAAAGTCTTAAAAATGAAAAATTTGGAAAAATTTTAAAATTAGAAGCAGATTTTGGTTTTTTTAGAGCATTTGATAATGATAGCAGATTGTTTAAAAAAGAAGTGGGTGGCGGTAGCTTGTTAGATATTGGTATTTATCCAATTTTTGCAGCCTTGTCTACTTTAGGTAAGCCAGATATTATAGAAGCAGACGCTACTTTTTTTGATAATGGAGCAGACTCTTCTTGTAACATGACTTTTAATTATACAGGTACCAAAGCAGTTCTAAAAAGCACGTTGGTAGAAGATACAGCCACAGAGGCCGTTTTTACTTGCGAAAGAGGTGTTATAAAAATAAATACCATGTTTCATATGCCTACAACGGTAACTGTTATAGAAAATGGTAAAGAAGAAATTATTGATTTTAATTATAAAACAATTGGTTATAATTTTGAAACAATACATTTTAATAATCTTCTAAAAACAAACAAAAAAGAAAGTGATTTAATGACTTTTGATTTCTCTATAAATTTGATAAAAACTTTAGATAAGGTTAGAGAAATTATAGGTTTAGAATATTAA